The Gemmatimonadota bacterium genome window below encodes:
- a CDS encoding MBL fold metallo-hydrolase, with amino-acid sequence MSWSRRDFMKVSALGLAGSALAGPSSLLGRTRAEFVPLRRNVGIFTERGGTVGWLMNADGVAIVDSQFADTAPLLLEGVRARTTLPIDVLINSHHHPDHIGGNAVLRPAVGRIVAHERSLENQRRVAGRASTPPDEGAFPDTTYTDETSLSIGDETIHLKHYGPAHTGGDSAIYFEQANVVHLGDLLNNHGWPNIDAGAGGTVHGWVQVIETFLPIYPADAIYIFGHNEAGAPPTGTREDVSFQRDYFLAVIGVAERALAAGSSREAAIALTALPGFEFGGTASRLPLAVGIAYDELAAMRR; translated from the coding sequence ATGAGCTGGAGCCGCCGCGATTTCATGAAGGTCTCCGCCCTCGGCCTCGCCGGGAGCGCCCTCGCAGGGCCGTCGAGTCTCCTCGGGAGGACGCGGGCAGAATTCGTCCCGCTCCGTCGCAACGTGGGCATCTTCACTGAGAGGGGAGGGACGGTCGGATGGCTGATGAACGCGGACGGGGTCGCGATCGTGGACTCCCAGTTCGCGGACACCGCCCCACTGCTCCTGGAGGGGGTCCGCGCACGCACGACGCTCCCGATCGACGTCCTGATCAACAGCCACCATCACCCGGATCACATCGGAGGGAACGCGGTCTTGCGTCCCGCCGTGGGGAGGATCGTCGCTCACGAGCGGTCGCTGGAGAACCAGCGGCGCGTGGCCGGTCGTGCGAGCACTCCGCCGGATGAAGGCGCCTTCCCCGACACGACATACACCGACGAGACCTCGCTCTCCATCGGCGACGAAACGATCCACCTGAAGCATTACGGCCCCGCGCACACGGGCGGGGACAGCGCGATTTACTTCGAGCAAGCGAATGTCGTCCATCTCGGGGACCTCCTGAACAACCACGGATGGCCCAACATAGATGCCGGTGCGGGCGGGACCGTACACGGATGGGTGCAGGTGATCGAGACCTTCCTTCCCATTTACCCCGCGGACGCGATCTACATCTTCGGGCACAACGAAGCGGGCGCACCGCCCACGGGTACGCGGGAGGACGTCTCCTTCCAGCGGGACTATTTCCTGGCGGTGATCGGGGTCGCGGAACGGGCGCTCGCGGCCGGAAGTTCGCGCGAAGCGGCGATCGCGCTCACGGCGTTGCCGGGCTTCGAGTTCGGAGGTACGGCGTCACGCCTTCCGCTGGCGGTGGGC